The following proteins come from a genomic window of Mammaliicoccus sp. Marseille-Q6498:
- the purN gene encoding phosphoribosylglycinamide formyltransferase, whose translation MIKTAVFASGNGSNFEKIMENIEVGYLDHIEVTALYTDNPNAFCIERARRFNLPVYIIDPRTYDSKQEYEEALLKKMSQDRVSWIILAGYMRIVGPTLLSQYEGKILNIHPSILPSFPGKDAVGQALDYGVRVTGATVHFVDSGVDTGKIINQLSCSVYPEDTRDTLQLRIQNLEYELYPRVIKEIIQ comes from the coding sequence ATGATAAAAACAGCAGTATTTGCATCTGGTAATGGTTCTAACTTTGAAAAAATTATGGAAAATATTGAAGTCGGTTATTTAGATCATATAGAAGTTACAGCACTATATACAGATAACCCTAATGCTTTTTGTATCGAAAGAGCACGACGCTTCAATTTACCAGTATATATTATAGATCCTAGAACTTATGATAGTAAACAAGAATACGAAGAAGCACTATTAAAGAAAATGTCTCAAGATAGAGTGAGTTGGATTATTCTTGCTGGTTATATGAGAATAGTAGGACCAACTTTACTTAGTCAATATGAGGGTAAAATATTAAACATTCATCCATCTATATTACCAAGTTTTCCTGGTAAAGATGCTGTTGGACAAGCGCTTGATTATGGTGTTCGTGTAACAGGGGCAACTGTTCATTTTGTAGATAGTGGTGTAGATACTGGGAAAATTATTAATCAATTAAGTTGTTCAGTATATCCAGAAGATACGAGAGATACATTACAATTAAGAATTCAAAATCTAGAATATGAATTATATCCACGTGTCATTAAAGAAATTATACAATAA
- the purF gene encoding amidophosphoribosyltransferase: protein MYEIKSLNEECGVFGIWDHPESAQLTYMGLHSLQHRGQEGAGIVTSNGNELKSKRGLGLLTEAISDVQMECFKGDKHAIGHVRYATSGNKGIENIQPFLYHFYDMSVAVCHNGNLVNAQSLRKNLEKDGAIFHSSSDTEVIMHLIRRSKAPTFEGALKESLNIIKGGFTFALLTKDALYGAVDPNAIRPLAVGRMKTGAYIIASETCAIDVLGAEFIRDVHAGEFIVINDDGIRVESYTKETTTAISAMEYIYFARPDSTIAGKNVHAVRKQSGKRLAQESPAINADMVIGVPNSSLSAASGYAEESRLPYEMGLVKNQYVARTFIQPTQELREQGVRVKLSAVKDIVHGKNIVLVDDSIVRGTTSKRIVQMLKDAGANEIHVRIASPEFMFPSFYGIDVSTSSELISANKSPEEINEYIGADSLAYLSVDGLIDSIGLNMDVPYSGLCVESFTGDYPAGLYDYEERYYENLSPRQKEYLAKNKQYFDKEGNRNVESI from the coding sequence ATGTATGAAATCAAGAGTTTAAATGAGGAATGTGGCGTATTTGGCATTTGGGATCATCCAGAATCAGCACAATTAACATACATGGGCCTTCATAGTTTGCAACATAGAGGTCAAGAAGGTGCAGGTATTGTTACATCCAATGGTAATGAACTGAAAAGTAAACGTGGATTAGGACTATTAACTGAAGCTATATCTGACGTTCAAATGGAATGTTTCAAAGGTGATAAACATGCTATCGGACATGTTCGATATGCTACATCAGGTAATAAAGGGATAGAAAATATTCAACCATTTTTATATCACTTTTATGATATGAGTGTAGCGGTATGTCATAACGGAAATTTAGTAAATGCACAAAGTTTACGCAAGAATTTAGAAAAAGACGGTGCAATTTTCCATTCATCTTCAGATACTGAAGTAATCATGCATTTAATTCGACGCAGTAAAGCACCAACTTTTGAAGGCGCATTAAAAGAAAGTTTGAACATCATTAAAGGTGGATTTACTTTTGCATTGTTAACGAAAGATGCATTATATGGCGCTGTTGATCCTAATGCTATTCGACCATTAGCTGTTGGACGCATGAAGACGGGTGCTTATATTATTGCGAGTGAAACATGTGCGATTGACGTATTAGGCGCAGAGTTTATTAGAGATGTACACGCTGGTGAATTTATTGTTATTAACGATGATGGCATTAGAGTGGAATCTTATACAAAAGAAACAACAACAGCCATTTCAGCTATGGAATATATTTATTTCGCTAGACCAGACTCAACTATTGCAGGTAAAAATGTGCATGCTGTACGTAAACAATCTGGAAAACGTTTAGCTCAAGAGAGTCCTGCGATAAATGCAGATATGGTCATAGGTGTTCCGAACTCATCACTTTCTGCAGCATCTGGTTACGCTGAAGAAAGCCGTTTACCTTATGAAATGGGTCTCGTAAAAAATCAATATGTGGCACGTACATTTATACAGCCAACCCAAGAACTTCGTGAACAAGGTGTAAGAGTTAAACTATCAGCAGTTAAAGACATCGTTCATGGGAAAAATATTGTATTAGTAGATGATTCTATAGTTCGAGGTACAACAAGTAAAAGAATCGTACAAATGTTAAAAGACGCTGGAGCAAATGAAATACATGTGCGTATTGCATCACCAGAATTTATGTTCCCAAGCTTTTATGGAATAGATGTTTCGACATCTTCGGAACTAATTTCTGCAAATAAATCACCAGAAGAAATTAATGAATATATCGGAGCGGACTCATTAGCTTATTTATCTGTAGATGGTTTAATAGATTCAATCGGATTAAATATGGATGTACCATATAGTGGTCTTTGCGTTGAAAGTTTTACTGGAGATTATCCAGCAGGACTATATGATTATGAAGAACGTTATTATGAAAATTTAAGTCCACGTCAAAAAGAATATTTAGCAAAAAACAAACAATACTTTGATAAAGAGGGTAATCGTAATGTCGAAAGCATATAA
- a CDS encoding energy-coupling factor transporter transmembrane component T encodes MVNNWKKYYTFIDNVNILTKLVLGIALFFYAIFIHNFDFMLYLTIVMLVYLIVMSGVKWLPLLIVIAITLFFGFTSSLFMIFYGEGEDTIFKFGFVHITNESLLRGLHVTMRTLVISFYGMVVPFTTQIIYVFYSFMQHLKLKPKIAYAFMAAIRMIPIMFSSFMQLRQALKMRYHVIDKRNHKGIKWIKHLLIPTLSQSIRKSHRLAVAMEAKGFSNQKRTHYYKVPFTLNDLYFIIFTIILVVIAYLLSTYMPITHISDIR; translated from the coding sequence ATGGTGAATAACTGGAAAAAGTACTACACTTTTATCGATAACGTGAATATTTTAACAAAACTTGTACTCGGTATCGCACTCTTTTTCTATGCTATTTTTATTCATAATTTCGATTTCATGTTGTATTTAACTATTGTTATGCTCGTTTATTTAATTGTAATGAGCGGTGTGAAATGGTTGCCATTACTTATTGTTATTGCAATCACGCTGTTCTTTGGATTCACCTCGTCATTGTTTATGATTTTTTATGGTGAAGGCGAGGATACAATTTTCAAATTTGGTTTTGTTCATATTACAAATGAAAGTTTATTAAGAGGACTTCATGTAACGATGCGTACGTTAGTTATTTCATTTTATGGCATGGTTGTACCTTTTACGACACAAATCATTTATGTATTTTATAGTTTCATGCAGCATTTAAAATTAAAGCCTAAAATTGCATACGCATTTATGGCAGCAATACGAATGATACCAATCATGTTTAGTTCATTCATGCAATTAAGACAAGCTTTGAAGATGCGTTATCACGTTATTGATAAGCGCAATCATAAAGGTATCAAATGGATAAAACATTTACTCATACCTACATTAAGTCAAAGTATACGAAAATCTCATAGATTAGCCGTAGCTATGGAAGCAAAAGGATTTTCAAATCAAAAAAGAACGCATTATTACAAAGTTCCTTTTACTTTAAATGACTTATACTTCATTATATTTACTATTATATTAGTTGTTATAGCATATTTACTGAGTACTTATATGCCAATAACACACATTTCTGATATTAGATAA
- a CDS encoding class I SAM-dependent rRNA methyltransferase, translated as MKQIMLKRGKEEKYLRGYPLVEKDDVFEMPNMDEGELVVLVDSGKNFIATSYYGEQNKGIGWVLSLDSTEKIDHQFFVNLFKNAIQEREYYDHVNGINAYRLFNAEGDGIGGLTIDYYDGHLLLQWYSVGIYRLKDKILPAIKESFEYKSIFEKRRFKGMETESDFVDGKSPEFPFVIEENHLFYNINLDDGPMTGIFLDQKDVRKKLRDHYSQDKDILNLFSYTGAFSVAASENARSTTSVDLANRARPLTEANFGLNSMDLEQNHIFVMDVFDYFKYALRHGLSYDVVVIDPPSFARHKKKTFSVQKNYPELIEGAVELLNEQGSLILSTNSSAFPQKAFKKMINETLDSMDLDYTINDVMGLPKDFKSHPHYKPSKYLKVVFVQING; from the coding sequence ATGAAACAGATTATGCTTAAAAGAGGAAAAGAAGAAAAGTATTTAAGAGGATATCCCCTTGTAGAAAAAGACGACGTATTTGAAATGCCTAATATGGATGAAGGTGAGCTTGTTGTTTTAGTAGACTCAGGTAAAAACTTTATTGCAACTTCATATTATGGTGAACAAAACAAAGGAATAGGTTGGGTATTGTCTTTAGATTCTACTGAAAAAATAGATCATCAATTCTTTGTTAATTTATTTAAAAATGCAATTCAAGAAAGAGAATACTATGATCATGTAAACGGTATTAATGCGTATAGACTCTTTAATGCAGAAGGAGACGGAATAGGCGGCCTAACTATAGATTATTATGACGGACATCTGTTGCTTCAATGGTATTCAGTTGGTATTTATCGATTGAAAGATAAAATTTTACCAGCAATAAAAGAATCATTTGAATATAAATCTATATTTGAAAAAAGAAGATTTAAAGGAATGGAAACAGAATCTGATTTTGTTGACGGAAAGTCACCAGAATTTCCATTTGTTATAGAAGAAAATCATTTATTTTATAATATCAATTTAGATGATGGTCCGATGACTGGTATTTTCTTAGACCAAAAAGATGTAAGAAAAAAATTGAGAGACCATTATAGTCAAGATAAAGATATTTTGAATTTATTCAGTTATACAGGCGCTTTCTCAGTTGCAGCAAGTGAAAATGCACGTTCAACAACGAGTGTAGATTTAGCTAATAGAGCGAGACCATTAACAGAAGCGAACTTTGGTTTAAATTCAATGGATCTTGAACAAAATCATATATTTGTAATGGATGTATTCGATTACTTCAAATATGCTTTAAGACACGGTCTAAGTTATGACGTTGTTGTAATTGATCCACCAAGTTTTGCACGTCACAAGAAAAAAACATTCAGTGTACAAAAAAATTATCCTGAATTAATAGAAGGCGCTGTAGAACTACTTAACGAACAAGGTTCATTAATATTGAGTACTAATTCAAGTGCATTTCCACAAAAAGCTTTTAAAAAGATGATTAATGAAACTTTAGATTCAATGGACTTAGATTATACAATTAACGACGTAATGGGATTACCAAAAGATTTCAAAAGTCATCCACACTACAAACCAAGTAAGTATTTAAAAGTTGTTTTTGTACAAATAAATGGTTAA
- the purM gene encoding phosphoribosylformylglycinamidine cyclo-ligase produces MSKAYKASGVDIEAGYEAVNRMKSHVQSTMRKEVLGGLGGFGAAFDLSQLNMKKPVLVSGTDGVGTKLKLAIDNDKHDTIGIDAVAMCVNDILTTGAEPLYFLDYIATHKVDPVTIEAIVSGVSAGCKETNCALIGGETAEMGEMYHEGEYDIAGFCVGAVEKDQYIDGNTVSEDDVIIGITSSGIHSNGYSLVRSLIDQSDINLQDKFDEDKTYLDVFLEPTKLYVKPVLSVLDKVKVKGMSHITGGGFIENIPRAIPEDKDANIDVTTYQVPKIFEWLKEQGNIDQSEMYNIFNMGIGFVLVVDKKDEKEVLDILEAHDEKAYVIGNITEGTGKVNLSGVQS; encoded by the coding sequence ATGTCGAAAGCATATAAAGCATCTGGAGTAGATATTGAAGCAGGATATGAAGCGGTTAATAGAATGAAATCACATGTTCAAAGTACGATGCGTAAAGAAGTTCTTGGTGGACTTGGTGGATTTGGAGCTGCATTTGACTTATCTCAATTAAATATGAAAAAACCCGTTCTTGTTTCAGGAACAGACGGTGTTGGAACGAAGCTCAAACTTGCAATAGATAACGATAAACATGACACAATTGGTATTGATGCAGTTGCAATGTGTGTGAATGATATTTTAACAACAGGTGCAGAACCTTTATACTTTTTAGATTATATTGCAACGCATAAAGTTGACCCAGTAACGATTGAAGCAATTGTTTCAGGTGTGTCTGCAGGATGTAAAGAAACAAACTGTGCACTTATCGGTGGAGAAACTGCTGAAATGGGTGAAATGTATCACGAAGGCGAATACGATATCGCAGGATTTTGTGTTGGTGCTGTAGAAAAAGATCAATACATTGATGGAAATACTGTATCAGAAGACGACGTTATTATCGGAATTACATCTAGCGGTATTCATTCTAATGGCTATAGTTTAGTTAGATCACTTATCGATCAAAGTGATATCAACTTACAAGATAAATTTGATGAAGACAAAACGTATTTAGATGTATTTTTAGAGCCAACGAAATTGTATGTTAAACCCGTACTTTCAGTATTGGATAAAGTTAAAGTAAAAGGTATGTCTCATATTACAGGTGGCGGATTTATAGAAAATATCCCTAGAGCGATACCTGAGGATAAAGATGCCAATATAGATGTTACGACTTATCAAGTACCTAAAATTTTTGAATGGTTAAAAGAACAAGGCAATATTGACCAAAGTGAAATGTACAATATATTCAATATGGGTATCGGATTTGTACTAGTAGTAGATAAAAAAGACGAAAAAGAAGTGTTGGATATATTAGAAGCACACGATGAAAAAGCATATGTAATAGGTAATATTACTGAAGGAACAGGTAAAGTAAATTTATCGGGGGTTCAATCATGA
- the purH gene encoding bifunctional phosphoribosylaminoimidazolecarboxamide formyltransferase/IMP cyclohydrolase — MKNAIISVSDKTNIVEFASELIKNNYKIYSTGGTKKALEEANVEVYSVSDLTHFPEIMDGRVKTLHPGVHGGILANRSIPEHLSALKEQDIDLIDLVVVNLYPFKETIKKENVTEDEAIENIDIGGPTMLRAAAKNFKYVTTVVNPEDYKEVINRIENNNLDEAFRKSLMVKVFKHTNDYDKTIVEFFGHQSEPLRYGENPQQNAAFVKTTKEPNTIAGAKQLHGKALSFNNIKDADATLSLIKKFDQPAAVAVKHMNPCGVGVAETIEEAYQYAYEADSQSIFGGIVALNRPVTKALAESLHSIFLEVVIAPSFDEEALEVLTTKKNIRLLEIDMTETKDEQEIVSVSGGYLVQDKDNATITRDDMKVVTDVEPTEQQWKALELAWKVVRSVKSNAIVLANDRQTVGVGAGQMNRVGSAEIAINRAIEMNENVALASDGFFPMGDSVETAAKAGIKTIIQPGGSIKDQDSIDMANKYGISMVFTGMRHFKH; from the coding sequence ATGAAAAATGCAATCATAAGCGTATCAGATAAAACAAATATCGTTGAATTTGCGAGTGAACTCATTAAAAATAATTACAAAATTTATTCAACTGGTGGTACTAAAAAAGCTTTAGAAGAAGCTAATGTAGAAGTTTATTCAGTATCTGATTTAACTCATTTTCCTGAAATTATGGATGGCAGAGTGAAAACATTACACCCTGGTGTACATGGCGGTATTCTTGCTAATCGTTCAATTCCTGAACACTTATCAGCATTGAAAGAACAAGATATAGACTTAATAGATTTAGTAGTCGTTAATCTTTATCCATTTAAAGAAACAATTAAGAAAGAAAATGTAACAGAAGATGAAGCAATTGAAAATATAGATATCGGTGGCCCAACAATGCTTAGAGCAGCTGCTAAGAATTTCAAATATGTTACTACAGTTGTAAACCCTGAAGATTATAAAGAAGTTATTAATCGTATTGAAAATAATAATCTTGATGAAGCGTTTAGAAAATCATTAATGGTAAAAGTTTTTAAACATACTAATGATTATGACAAAACAATAGTAGAATTTTTTGGACACCAATCTGAACCATTAAGATATGGTGAGAATCCACAACAAAATGCCGCTTTTGTTAAAACAACTAAAGAACCAAACACAATCGCTGGAGCAAAACAATTACACGGAAAAGCATTAAGTTTCAATAACATTAAAGATGCTGACGCGACTTTATCTTTAATTAAAAAATTCGACCAACCTGCTGCAGTTGCAGTTAAACATATGAATCCTTGTGGCGTAGGTGTTGCTGAAACAATTGAAGAAGCTTACCAATATGCTTATGAAGCGGATTCACAGTCTATTTTCGGTGGTATTGTAGCATTAAACAGACCTGTTACAAAAGCATTAGCAGAATCATTACATTCTATATTCTTAGAAGTAGTCATCGCACCGAGCTTTGATGAAGAAGCGTTAGAAGTATTAACGACAAAGAAAAATATAAGACTATTAGAAATTGATATGACTGAAACGAAAGATGAGCAAGAAATTGTTTCCGTATCTGGTGGCTATTTAGTACAAGATAAAGATAATGCAACGATTACAAGAGATGACATGAAAGTTGTAACAGATGTAGAACCAACTGAACAACAGTGGAAAGCACTTGAATTGGCATGGAAAGTTGTACGTTCAGTTAAAAGTAACGCAATTGTACTAGCTAATGATCGTCAAACAGTTGGTGTAGGTGCCGGACAAATGAACAGAGTTGGATCAGCAGAAATAGCAATTAATAGAGCGATTGAAATGAATGAAAATGTTGCTTTAGCATCAGATGGATTTTTCCCAATGGGTGATTCAGTTGAAACGGCAGCAAAAGCTGGTATTAAAACAATTATTCAGCCAGGTGGTTCTATTAAAGACCAAGATTCAATCGATATGGCTAATAAATATGGAATCAGTATGGTATTTACTGGAATGAGACACTTTAAACACTAG
- a CDS encoding ECF transporter S component, translating into MTKRLTLSDVLVTVLIGAVFAIIYKFLWIPYEVLKPLGLHLEESVYGLWFIAAIVVYLIIQKPGVALIAEFAAGAGETLVMGQFDIPTFVYAFLQGLACELVFLAFRYKSRNLLVAVLAGIAAGIVTLPIDWYFNYLGDVAVWNVVLMFTIRILSGAIVAGALGYAIVRALDQTGVTKLFRPASKKDYDLL; encoded by the coding sequence ATGACAAAAAGATTAACTTTGTCCGACGTATTAGTTACTGTATTGATTGGAGCTGTATTCGCAATCATATACAAATTTTTGTGGATTCCATATGAAGTTCTAAAGCCATTAGGTCTTCACTTAGAAGAATCCGTATATGGTCTATGGTTTATTGCTGCAATCGTAGTATATTTAATTATTCAAAAACCGGGTGTTGCTTTAATTGCTGAATTTGCAGCTGGTGCGGGTGAAACACTCGTTATGGGACAATTTGATATCCCTACTTTTGTTTACGCTTTTCTACAAGGTTTAGCATGTGAACTCGTATTCTTAGCTTTTCGTTATAAATCTAGAAATTTACTTGTTGCTGTGCTAGCTGGTATTGCGGCTGGTATCGTTACTTTACCAATTGATTGGTATTTTAATTATTTAGGAGATGTTGCCGTTTGGAACGTCGTATTGATGTTTACGATTAGAATTCTAAGTGGTGCAATCGTTGCTGGTGCTTTAGGCTATGCTATCGTTCGAGCACTCGACCAAACTGGCGTTACAAAATTATTTAGACCCGCATCTAAAAAAGATTATGACTTATTATAG
- a CDS encoding ABC transporter ATP-binding protein produces MLSLKNLRLKYPDDERIIFKNLNITINDKEKVLLLGPSGSGKSTLLNVLSGIIPRSMDIPLKVDEKTIDNFPGVIFQDPDTQFCMPEIKEELAFVLENMNVPTEKMDDYILNVMKEVHLNADPSMKINRLSGGMKQKLAIASILLQKSNTLFLDEPTAMLDSQATNQLWDLIMDHWEDQTVVIVEHKVAYIWNYVDRVLVMDDQGQITHDSTPQDILENYTDVLNEYGVWHPNSWAYAPKIDKIHPDNVPLVSMEKLEVLRSNKPLFKVNELTINKGEWIALTGANGTGKTTLLETIMQLIKYNGKIHYKDKQLKKIKDASQHMYFVYQNPELQFIEVSVYNEIFINFSYQDKETAQTKTNEMLQLLKLNHVKDQHPFELSIGQKKRLSVATALSTNSEIILLDEPTFGLDSHNTFELIKLFNDRVRSGQTILMITHENEIINRYATRTFTIQNHELLVNGGDTYGE; encoded by the coding sequence TTGTTATCACTAAAAAATCTTAGACTCAAATATCCAGATGATGAACGTATTATATTTAAAAATTTAAATATAACCATTAATGATAAAGAAAAAGTTCTTTTACTTGGGCCAAGTGGTTCAGGTAAGAGTACTTTATTGAATGTCCTAAGCGGTATCATTCCTAGATCAATGGATATACCGCTAAAGGTCGACGAAAAAACGATAGATAACTTCCCTGGCGTTATATTCCAAGATCCGGACACACAATTTTGCATGCCTGAAATTAAGGAAGAATTAGCTTTTGTTTTAGAAAATATGAATGTTCCAACTGAAAAAATGGACGACTATATTTTAAATGTCATGAAAGAAGTTCATTTAAATGCCGACCCATCAATGAAAATTAATCGATTAAGTGGTGGTATGAAACAAAAATTAGCTATAGCTTCTATTTTATTGCAAAAATCAAACACTTTATTTTTAGATGAACCAACCGCAATGCTCGATAGCCAAGCTACAAATCAACTTTGGGATTTAATTATGGATCATTGGGAAGATCAAACGGTTGTTATTGTTGAACATAAAGTCGCTTATATATGGAACTATGTTGACCGCGTGCTCGTTATGGATGATCAAGGGCAAATTACACATGATAGTACGCCACAAGATATTTTAGAAAACTATACAGATGTATTAAATGAATATGGTGTTTGGCACCCGAATTCATGGGCATATGCACCAAAAATAGACAAGATACATCCAGATAATGTGCCGTTAGTCAGTATGGAGAAACTAGAAGTACTGAGAAGTAATAAACCTTTGTTTAAAGTGAATGAACTGACGATAAATAAAGGAGAATGGATTGCGTTAACCGGTGCAAATGGTACAGGTAAAACGACCCTTCTCGAAACGATTATGCAACTTATTAAATATAATGGGAAAATTCATTATAAAGATAAACAACTCAAAAAAATTAAAGACGCATCTCAACATATGTATTTTGTTTATCAAAATCCAGAACTACAGTTTATTGAAGTTTCTGTTTACAATGAAATATTTATCAATTTCTCATACCAAGATAAAGAAACTGCTCAAACAAAAACAAATGAAATGTTGCAATTACTCAAATTAAATCATGTAAAAGACCAGCACCCTTTTGAACTGTCAATTGGTCAAAAGAAACGTTTAAGTGTAGCTACTGCACTAAGTACAAATTCAGAAATCATACTATTAGATGAACCTACTTTTGGTTTAGATAGTCACAACACTTTTGAATTAATTAAACTGTTCAATGACAGAGTGCGTTCTGGTCAAACAATATTGATGATTACGCATGAAAATGAAATTATTAATCGATATGCAACAAGAACCTTTACAATCCAAAATCACGAATTGCTAGTTAACGGTGGTGACACTTATGGTGAATAA
- the purD gene encoding phosphoribosylamine--glycine ligase — protein sequence MKLLVIGSGGREHVLAQKCRASKQVDEVFVIPGNDAMSEVATVISNIEETDHESIKDFVEKNDINWVVIGPEQPLIDGLTDVLESTQAKVFGPNKKAAQLEGSKEFAKKIMEKYNIPTAEYKTITRKDEALAYVENCKIPIVLKKDGLAAGKGVIVAMTREEAVEGVHTLYQTQNEKVVFEEFLEGEEFSVMTFVNNEFAVPFDCIAQDHKRAYDGDLGPNTGGMGAYCPVPHISKDIIDETNEKIAQPIAQALVDEGIDYFGLIYIGAILTDEGPKVIEFNARFGDPEAQVLLTRLESDFIELLEKTYKKESITLEWKDESVVGVVLASKGYPGSYEKGHVVEGIEQLDQYFVSALKKNEVGQFENNGGRVMIVIGTGDNIEAAQQEAYSQAEKIKCDHLFYRSDIGFKAIKASQ from the coding sequence ATGAAATTACTCGTAATTGGATCAGGTGGGCGTGAACATGTGTTAGCTCAGAAATGTCGCGCTTCTAAACAAGTTGACGAGGTATTTGTAATACCAGGTAATGACGCAATGAGTGAAGTGGCAACAGTTATTTCTAATATAGAAGAAACTGATCACGAAAGTATTAAAGATTTTGTTGAAAAAAATGATATTAATTGGGTAGTGATTGGTCCTGAACAACCATTAATCGATGGTTTAACAGATGTTTTAGAAAGTACGCAAGCTAAAGTGTTCGGCCCAAACAAAAAAGCGGCTCAATTAGAAGGTTCAAAAGAATTCGCTAAAAAAATAATGGAAAAATATAATATTCCAACAGCTGAATACAAAACGATTACGCGTAAAGATGAAGCTTTAGCATATGTTGAAAATTGTAAAATACCTATCGTGCTTAAAAAAGATGGTCTAGCTGCTGGTAAAGGTGTTATCGTAGCGATGACGAGAGAAGAAGCGGTTGAAGGTGTACATACGTTGTATCAAACTCAAAATGAAAAAGTTGTATTCGAAGAGTTTCTTGAAGGTGAAGAATTTTCAGTTATGACATTTGTAAATAATGAGTTTGCAGTTCCGTTCGATTGTATTGCTCAAGATCATAAACGTGCATATGATGGTGATTTAGGACCAAATACTGGTGGAATGGGTGCATATTGTCCCGTACCACATATTTCTAAAGACATCATAGACGAAACAAACGAAAAAATTGCGCAACCTATTGCACAAGCGTTAGTTGATGAAGGTATTGATTACTTCGGATTGATTTATATTGGCGCAATTTTAACAGATGAAGGTCCAAAAGTAATTGAATTTAACGCACGATTCGGTGATCCTGAAGCACAAGTGTTGTTGACGCGTTTAGAATCAGACTTTATAGAATTATTAGAGAAGACGTATAAAAAAGAAAGCATCACACTTGAATGGAAAGATGAAAGTGTAGTAGGTGTTGTTCTTGCTTCAAAAGGCTATCCAGGTTCTTATGAAAAAGGACATGTCGTAGAAGGAATAGAACAACTTGATCAATATTTCGTAAGTGCTTTGAAGAAGAATGAAGTAGGTCAGTTTGAAAACAATGGCGGTCGCGTGATGATTGTTATCGGAACAGGTGACAATATTGAAGCAGCTCAACAGGAAGCATATAGCCAAGCAGAAAAAATTAAATGCGACCATTTATTCTATAGAAGCGATATTGGATTTAAAGCAATAAAAGCTAGTCAATAA